In a genomic window of Paracoccaceae bacterium:
- a CDS encoding type I restriction-modification system subunit M produces the protein MTNQVTQQQINQTAWAACDTFRGAVDAGQYKDYILVMLFLKYISDQWNDHIETYRKQYGDDDARIRRRLERERFILPEGASFYDLYSQRNEPNIGERINIALENIEDANRAKLEGVFRNIDFNSEANLGRPKDRNRRLKNMLEDFAKPALDLRPSRVTEDIIGECYIYLISRFASDAGKKAGEFYTPTAVSGLLAKLAAPQPGDTICDPACGSGSLLIQASQEVGSENFALYGQEVNGATWALARMNMFLHAKDAARIEWCDTLNSPTLVEGDHLMRFDVVLANPPFSLDKWGAEDADTDQYNRFWRGVPPKSKGDYAFITHMIEIAKRQSGRVAVIVPHGVLFRAGAEGRIRQQLIDENLLDAVVGLPANLFTTTTIPVAILIFDRSREESGANEGRRDVLFIDASKEFTPGKTQNVMEEAHLSKVLETFRVRTEVDKYSHLASPEEIAENSYNLNIPRYVDTFEPEEEIDVAGVQKDIERIEAELAQIRAKMAGHLKELGVEA, from the coding sequence AAGTACATCTCGGACCAATGGAACGACCATATCGAGACCTACCGCAAACAGTATGGCGACGATGACGCGCGCATACGGAGGCGGCTGGAGCGTGAGCGTTTCATCCTTCCAGAAGGGGCGAGCTTCTACGACCTTTATTCTCAGCGGAACGAACCCAATATCGGCGAGCGGATCAATATCGCGCTTGAGAACATTGAGGACGCGAACCGCGCCAAGCTTGAGGGTGTCTTCCGTAATATCGACTTCAACTCAGAAGCCAATCTTGGCCGTCCGAAAGACCGCAACCGCCGCCTCAAGAACATGCTTGAGGACTTCGCCAAGCCCGCGCTTGACCTGCGCCCGTCACGGGTGACCGAGGATATCATCGGCGAGTGTTACATCTACCTCATCTCCCGCTTTGCGTCGGATGCCGGGAAGAAGGCAGGCGAGTTCTACACGCCCACCGCAGTTTCCGGCCTGCTGGCAAAGCTTGCCGCGCCGCAGCCTGGCGATACGATTTGCGATCCGGCCTGCGGGTCTGGCTCACTACTCATTCAGGCCTCGCAAGAGGTCGGGTCCGAAAACTTCGCCCTTTACGGGCAGGAAGTGAACGGGGCAACCTGGGCGCTTGCGCGCATGAACATGTTTCTGCATGCCAAGGACGCGGCCCGCATCGAATGGTGCGATACGCTGAACAGCCCGACGCTGGTCGAAGGCGACCACCTCATGCGCTTCGACGTGGTGCTCGCCAATCCGCCGTTCTCGCTCGACAAGTGGGGCGCGGAGGATGCTGACACCGATCAGTACAACCGTTTTTGGCGCGGCGTGCCGCCCAAGTCCAAGGGCGACTATGCTTTCATCACGCATATGATCGAGATCGCCAAACGCCAGTCGGGCCGCGTGGCGGTGATCGTGCCGCATGGCGTTTTGTTCCGGGCCGGTGCCGAAGGGCGCATCCGTCAGCAGCTGATCGATGAAAACCTGCTCGACGCCGTAGTCGGCCTGCCTGCCAACCTGTTCACCACGACGACAATCCCGGTCGCCATCCTGATCTTCGACCGGTCCCGCGAGGAAAGCGGCGCTAATGAGGGCCGGCGCGATGTGTTGTTCATCGACGCCAGCAAGGAGTTCACGCCAGGCAAGACCCAGAACGTGATGGAGGAAGCGCATCTCAGCAAGGTGCTGGAGACCTTCCGTGTTCGCACTGAGGTAGACAAGTACTCTCATCTGGCCAGCCCCGAGGAGATCGCCGAGAACAGCTACAACCTCAACATCCCCCGCTATGTCGATACCTTCGAGCCAGAGGAAGAAATCGACGTCGCCGGTGTCCAGAAAGACATCGAGCGGATCGAGGCCGAACTGGCTCAGATTCGAGCCAAGATGGCCGGGCATCTGAAGGAGCTTGGTGTTGAAGCTTGA
- a CDS encoding restriction endonuclease subunit S yields the protein MKLEPYAKLPLSKVARIERGKFSARPRNDPMYYGGETPFLQTGDIARAGRVITNWTQTLNELGLGVSKLFPRDTIFMSIAANIGDVAISGFDAACPDSVVAVKPRDDVDHEWLFQTLKFSKKELSALSTQNAQANLSLKKIEPFKVHVPSLRDQSEIAAILQTWDEAHEKLSGLRAAKDKRLGALRAALLFGELRLNGQRRNWVPTRLAAVTHELTGRNGAKGLGRDYVMGVTKAQGVVPMREQTVAGDISRYKRLPPRAFAYNPMRINVGSIAMNERDEEVLVSPDYVVFACNADGLDPDYLDHLRKTSWWAHYINSGGSGSVRQRTYYDDLAALKLPLPELDEQKAIAAVLTTARDDLYATEREIEAVKLQKRGLMQKLLTGEWRVQTAEKGSTEAAE from the coding sequence TTGAAGCTTGAACCTTACGCCAAGTTGCCGCTTTCAAAGGTAGCAAGGATCGAGCGGGGCAAGTTTTCCGCTCGGCCTCGCAACGACCCGATGTATTACGGTGGCGAGACACCGTTCTTACAGACGGGCGACATAGCGAGAGCAGGTCGCGTCATTACGAATTGGACGCAGACACTCAATGAACTTGGCCTTGGCGTCAGTAAGCTGTTTCCTCGCGATACTATCTTCATGTCAATTGCGGCGAACATCGGGGACGTTGCCATTTCAGGTTTCGATGCGGCTTGCCCAGACAGCGTGGTTGCCGTGAAGCCCCGTGATGACGTTGATCACGAATGGCTGTTTCAGACGCTCAAATTCTCAAAGAAAGAACTTTCGGCGCTTTCCACGCAGAATGCTCAAGCGAACCTCAGTCTTAAAAAAATTGAACCTTTCAAGGTTCACGTCCCCTCGCTTCGCGACCAGAGCGAGATCGCTGCGATCCTGCAGACTTGGGACGAAGCGCACGAAAAGCTCAGCGGCCTGCGCGCGGCCAAGGACAAGCGTTTGGGTGCCCTTCGCGCAGCACTGCTCTTCGGCGAATTGCGGCTAAATGGACAGCGCCGCAACTGGGTGCCGACGCGTCTTGCCGCCGTGACCCATGAGCTGACCGGACGCAACGGGGCAAAGGGCCTTGGCCGAGACTATGTCATGGGGGTCACCAAGGCCCAAGGCGTCGTGCCCATGCGCGAACAGACGGTTGCCGGTGACATCAGCCGCTACAAACGCCTTCCGCCGCGCGCGTTCGCCTACAACCCGATGCGTATCAATGTTGGTTCCATCGCGATGAACGAACGCGATGAGGAGGTGCTGGTGAGCCCCGACTACGTCGTATTCGCCTGCAACGCCGACGGCCTCGACCCCGACTACCTTGACCACCTGCGCAAGACGTCCTGGTGGGCCCATTACATCAACAGTGGCGGCTCGGGCAGCGTGCGCCAGCGGACCTACTACGATGACCTCGCCGCACTGAAACTGCCGTTGCCCGAACTCGACGAGCAAAAAGCCATCGCCGCCGTCCTGACCACCGCCCGCGATGACCTGTATGCGACCGAACGTGAAATCGAAGCGGTGAAGCTTCAGAAGCGCGGCTTGATGCAGAAGCTGCTGACGGGCGAGTGGCGAGTGCAAACCGCCGAAAAAGGTTCCACGGAGGCCGCAGAATAG
- a CDS encoding Shedu immune nuclease family protein, with the protein MAYYIPAPDPKGELQIEEVHPRCIEVWFTPENDRLRAAGIDKKDRKKHRVRLLEMSAQDHYISVFPVNTLPRNPKFLKPKYSQVREITIAETDLWNVRLDDELPKTRDDIVEILHDFPSAFTKDPDYGLGLAKEYRFIVDAVEALSSCSSIVISPKEMTHANEAEAIFYISSADFDEIRRKINSIATASQSAGRSVKDATTHNYLAEKIGKPQVEVTAGRSPVRRMITAKAMGEEVLPEDAQDAVIHALAKTAKSLGPVQTDRLAKLQSDIELVTLDALIARFEDMLGKKLDEAKWQEFFNENPFILNMAFGYPVIKVRDQASVGGRKLSGGGEKITDFLVKNSLTNNTAIFEIKTPQTAVLYKTPFREGVYTPSADLSGSINQTLDQKYQFQKQIAQIKENSRLYDIESYAVHCCLVVGTTPEGEDRQKSFELFRRNSKDVEIVTFDELLEKLKQLGTFLRAAKTEDAS; encoded by the coding sequence ATGGCCTACTACATTCCCGCTCCAGATCCGAAAGGTGAACTCCAGATCGAAGAGGTCCATCCGCGGTGTATCGAGGTTTGGTTCACTCCGGAAAATGATCGGCTGCGCGCTGCGGGCATTGACAAGAAGGATCGGAAAAAGCATCGCGTGAGGCTTCTCGAGATGTCGGCCCAGGATCACTATATCTCGGTGTTCCCGGTCAATACGTTGCCGCGCAACCCGAAGTTCCTGAAGCCGAAATACAGCCAGGTTCGCGAGATCACCATCGCGGAGACCGATCTTTGGAACGTGCGGCTCGATGATGAGCTGCCAAAAACACGCGACGACATCGTAGAAATCCTGCACGACTTTCCGTCGGCTTTCACGAAGGACCCTGACTACGGGCTCGGATTGGCGAAGGAATATCGTTTCATCGTTGATGCCGTTGAAGCGTTGTCTTCATGCAGCTCGATTGTGATCTCGCCAAAAGAGATGACCCATGCAAACGAGGCTGAGGCAATCTTCTATATTTCGAGTGCGGATTTCGACGAAATACGCCGCAAGATCAACTCGATTGCGACCGCCAGTCAATCGGCTGGGCGCTCGGTGAAAGATGCGACGACCCACAACTATCTTGCGGAAAAGATCGGCAAGCCGCAAGTGGAGGTGACTGCAGGGCGGTCGCCGGTGCGCCGTATGATTACGGCGAAAGCAATGGGCGAGGAAGTCCTGCCGGAAGACGCGCAGGACGCGGTGATCCACGCTCTTGCAAAGACGGCTAAGTCCCTTGGGCCGGTTCAGACAGATCGCCTTGCCAAGTTGCAGAGCGATATCGAACTCGTGACTCTCGACGCGCTAATTGCCCGTTTTGAAGACATGCTTGGGAAGAAGCTGGACGAAGCAAAGTGGCAGGAATTCTTCAACGAGAATCCGTTCATTCTGAACATGGCGTTCGGCTACCCGGTTATCAAAGTCCGGGACCAGGCATCAGTCGGCGGCAGGAAGCTGTCTGGCGGCGGAGAAAAGATTACGGACTTTCTCGTCAAGAACAGCCTGACCAACAACACCGCCATCTTCGAGATCAAAACACCCCAGACGGCGGTGCTGTATAAGACGCCGTTCCGAGAAGGGGTCTATACCCCGTCGGCAGATCTTTCGGGGTCGATCAATCAGACGCTCGACCAGAAGTATCAGTTCCAAAAGCAAATCGCCCAAATCAAGGAAAATTCCCGACTTTACGACATCGAGTCCTACGCGGTTCACTGCTGTCTGGTTGTGGGGACGACGCCCGAAGGCGAGGACCGGCAAAAGTCGTTCGAGCTGTTCCGCAGAAATTCCAAGGATGTCGAGATCGTCACCTTTGACGAACTCCTGGAGAAACTGAAGCAACTAGGCACTTTTCTTCGCGCGGCAAAGACGGAGGACGCATCTTGA
- a CDS encoding DUF3800 domain-containing protein: MYFDESGAAGDSDVFVMCGLMVDAYKLRKKTADFDKMLAEFLAMHPGSSTELKTSRFINGKGGWSKIAPDERKAFLTEICKLAVANGGKLFGIGLSFAALEAARAAGHGHPFSDSYWLAGGMFTCALVQKKMQSVKNSKGLTVVIMDDNKVEMPQLSDGLYDADAWYDGLYQLRGTKRGKKIWLPRSKPDRFDHIINTAFAIKSHHSSLVQVADAICYVYRRHLEMKFSGEAYPGEAAYYQSLVHILEPQREKLGQAPEAPCVTFYRAAKHPEWTL, encoded by the coding sequence GTGTATTTTGATGAAAGTGGTGCCGCGGGTGATAGCGACGTCTTCGTCATGTGTGGCTTGATGGTGGATGCCTACAAGCTGCGCAAGAAGACCGCTGATTTCGATAAGATGCTTGCGGAATTCCTAGCCATGCATCCGGGGTCGAGCACCGAGCTGAAGACCAGCAGGTTCATCAATGGCAAGGGAGGTTGGAGCAAGATCGCCCCTGACGAGCGCAAGGCTTTTCTCACCGAGATTTGCAAACTTGCGGTCGCTAATGGTGGAAAGCTCTTTGGCATCGGGTTGTCGTTCGCCGCGCTAGAGGCGGCGCGTGCCGCTGGGCACGGTCATCCTTTCAGTGATAGCTATTGGCTTGCCGGAGGCATGTTCACCTGCGCCCTCGTTCAGAAGAAGATGCAGAGCGTCAAGAACAGCAAGGGCCTGACCGTCGTCATCATGGACGACAACAAGGTCGAGATGCCTCAGCTCTCAGACGGCCTGTACGACGCGGATGCCTGGTATGACGGGCTGTACCAGCTCCGGGGCACCAAACGCGGCAAGAAGATCTGGCTGCCGCGCAGCAAGCCGGATCGGTTCGATCACATCATTAACACGGCCTTTGCGATCAAGTCGCACCATTCCTCATTGGTGCAGGTCGCAGATGCCATCTGCTACGTGTATCGCCGTCATCTCGAGATGAAGTTTTCGGGCGAAGCCTACCCTGGAGAGGCTGCGTACTACCAGAGCCTTGTCCATATCCTCGAGCCGCAGCGCGAGAAGCTCGGTCAGGCTCCCGAGGCGCCCTGCGTGACGTTCTACAGGGCTGCCAAGCACCCGGAATGGACGCTATGA